Proteins encoded by one window of Halobaculum halobium:
- a CDS encoding homoserine dehydrogenase, with amino-acid sequence MKLGVLGAGAVGRAVAELAPEYGHEVTALADSSAAVVDPDGVDVDAALARKDAGEALGGDSPGDALAAEYDVLVEATPTTLGDAEPGFSHVRTALERDRHVVLANKGPVAERYAEVRALEADSAGEVYFEATVGGAIPVCATVADLGAQHVSAVRGVLNGTANFVLSRMAAEGLDYDHVLAEAQDLGVAEADPSFDVEGTDAALKCVILANVLREADCDSLEELRDAAVTLADADVEGIRDIPGSALELAAEDGRTVRLVGEATRDGVSVGPRLVPENGTLSVTGTRNIVEIDHEYAGGLAISGRGAGGEETASAVLADVARLE; translated from the coding sequence ATGAAGCTCGGCGTCCTCGGCGCCGGCGCGGTCGGCCGCGCGGTCGCGGAGTTAGCTCCCGAGTACGGCCACGAGGTGACGGCACTGGCCGACTCCTCGGCGGCGGTCGTCGATCCGGACGGTGTCGACGTCGACGCCGCGCTCGCCCGCAAGGACGCCGGCGAGGCGCTCGGCGGCGATTCACCCGGCGATGCGCTTGCAGCCGAGTACGACGTGCTCGTAGAGGCGACGCCTACGACGCTCGGCGACGCCGAACCCGGGTTCTCCCACGTGCGCACCGCGCTGGAGCGTGACAGACACGTCGTCCTCGCAAACAAGGGACCGGTCGCCGAGCGATACGCCGAGGTGCGCGCGCTGGAGGCCGACTCCGCGGGCGAGGTGTACTTCGAGGCGACCGTCGGCGGCGCCATTCCGGTGTGTGCGACCGTCGCCGATCTGGGCGCACAACACGTCTCGGCGGTCCGCGGCGTGCTCAACGGCACGGCGAACTTCGTGCTCTCGCGGATGGCCGCAGAGGGGCTCGACTACGACCACGTGCTCGCTGAGGCCCAAGACCTGGGCGTCGCGGAGGCGGACCCGTCTTTCGACGTGGAGGGAACGGACGCCGCGCTGAAGTGCGTCATCCTCGCGAACGTGCTCCGGGAGGCCGACTGCGACTCCCTCGAGGAGCTTCGCGACGCCGCGGTGACGCTCGCGGACGCGGACGTGGAGGGCATCCGCGACATCCCCGGAAGCGCACTGGAACTCGCGGCCGAGGACGGTCGGACGGTCCGGCTCGTCGGCGAGGCGACCCGGGACGGCGTCAGCGTCGGTCCCCGGCTGGTGCCCGAGAACGGGACGCTGTCGGTGACCGGCACGCGCAACATCGTCGAGATCGACCACGAGTACGCGGGCGGGCTCGCCATCTCCGGCCGCGGGGCCGGCGGCGAGGAGACAGCGAGCGCCGTGCTTGCCGACGTGGCCCGGCTGGAGTAG
- a CDS encoding amino acid-binding protein, with product MPSESTPAPGEQPAASEEGAETDGGHETELQAHTIRLELVDEPGQLLAALKPIADNGANLLSIFHERGSLTPRGRIPVEVDIECPPDRFEGLLEDLRERGVNVIQADAEEYGDEVTVVLVGHLVDTDLSDTLKRIQDRSGASVADIDLSAPAGAGSAAHSSARLRLRAHAGETASVVETVREVADEKDINVIAPLEGHR from the coding sequence ATGCCCTCGGAGTCGACGCCCGCCCCCGGCGAGCAGCCGGCGGCGTCCGAGGAAGGGGCGGAGACGGACGGCGGTCACGAGACCGAGTTGCAGGCGCATACGATCAGACTCGAACTGGTCGACGAGCCCGGTCAGTTACTGGCGGCGCTCAAACCCATCGCGGACAACGGCGCGAACCTGCTGTCGATCTTCCACGAGCGCGGCAGCCTCACGCCGCGGGGACGCATCCCGGTCGAGGTCGACATCGAGTGTCCGCCCGACCGCTTCGAGGGGCTCCTCGAAGACCTACGCGAGCGTGGCGTCAACGTCATTCAGGCCGACGCCGAGGAGTACGGCGACGAGGTGACCGTCGTCCTCGTCGGCCACCTCGTGGATACGGACCTTTCAGACACGCTCAAGCGCATCCAAGACCGCTCCGGGGCGTCCGTGGCCGACATCGACCTGTCGGCGCCGGCCGGCGCCGGGTCCGCGGCGCACTCGAGCGCCCGACTCCGCCTGCGAGCGCACGCCGGCGAGACCGCGAGCGTCGTCGAGACGGTCCGCGAGGTCGCCGACGAGAAGGATATCAACGTCATCGCGCCGTTGGAGGGTCACCGATGA
- a CDS encoding elongation factor EF-2 encodes MGRRKKIVQECEELMDEPEQIRNIAIAAHVDHGKTTLTDNLLAGAGMIADADEATQLVMDTEEDEQERGITIDAANVSMTHEYEEENHLINLIDTPGHVDFGGDVTRAMRAVDGALVVVDAVEGAMPQTETVVRQALREGVKPALFINKVDRLISELQEGPEEMQQRLQDVIGDVNELIRGMTEEMDDITEDWTVSVEEGTVGFGSALYKWGVSLPSMQRTGMSFADIIELEQDHKRQELHERTPLSNVVLDMVAEHFPNPLKAQPFRIPRIWRGDDQSEIAEDMRTVNREGDIVFMATDIGMDPHAGEIVTGRVFSGTLEKGQELYVSGTAGKNRVQSVGIYMGGEREELDRGVPAGNIAAVTGLKDAIAGSTVSDKEMTPFESIEHISEPVITKSVEAKSMDDLPKLIKTLQQVAKEDPTIRVEINEDTGEHLISGQGELHLEVITQRIQKNQGIPVQTGEPIVVYREQPQEASREVEGVSPNRHNKFYITIEPLSEDIVETIQLGEASMSMPELERREALQDAGMDKDTSQNVEHIHGTNVLIDDTKGIQHLNETMELVIEGLEEALNDGPLAAEPVQGSLLRLHDARLHEDTIHRGPAQVIPAVRDAVHRSLIDGEVRLLEPIQDVRIDVPSEHMGDASGEIQGRRGRVDDMYQEGDLMVIEGIAPVEEMIGFSSDIRSATEGRASWNTENAGFRVLVDNLQREKIMEIRERKGMKLELPQSIDYI; translated from the coding sequence ATGGGCCGACGAAAGAAAATCGTACAGGAATGTGAGGAACTGATGGATGAGCCGGAGCAGATCCGGAACATCGCCATCGCTGCTCACGTCGACCACGGGAAGACGACACTGACGGACAACCTGCTCGCCGGCGCGGGCATGATCGCCGACGCGGACGAGGCGACGCAGCTCGTGATGGACACCGAGGAGGACGAGCAAGAGCGCGGTATCACCATCGACGCGGCGAACGTTTCGATGACCCACGAGTACGAGGAGGAGAACCACCTCATCAACCTCATCGACACGCCCGGCCACGTCGACTTCGGCGGCGACGTGACCCGCGCGATGCGCGCCGTCGACGGCGCGCTCGTCGTCGTTGACGCCGTCGAGGGCGCGATGCCCCAGACGGAGACGGTCGTTCGGCAGGCGCTCCGCGAGGGCGTCAAGCCGGCGCTGTTCATCAACAAGGTCGACCGCCTCATCTCCGAGCTCCAGGAGGGGCCCGAGGAGATGCAACAGCGCCTCCAAGACGTCATCGGCGACGTCAACGAACTCATCCGCGGGATGACCGAGGAGATGGACGACATCACCGAGGACTGGACGGTCTCCGTCGAGGAGGGCACCGTCGGGTTCGGCTCGGCGCTGTACAAGTGGGGCGTCTCGCTCCCGTCGATGCAGCGCACCGGCATGTCGTTCGCCGACATCATCGAGCTGGAGCAGGATCACAAGCGGCAGGAGCTCCACGAGCGCACGCCGCTGTCGAACGTCGTGCTCGACATGGTCGCCGAGCACTTCCCGAACCCCCTCAAGGCGCAGCCGTTCCGTATCCCGCGTATCTGGCGCGGCGACGACCAGTCCGAGATCGCCGAGGACATGCGGACGGTCAACCGCGAGGGCGACATCGTCTTCATGGCGACCGACATCGGGATGGACCCCCACGCCGGTGAGATCGTGACGGGTCGCGTCTTCTCCGGCACGCTCGAGAAGGGCCAGGAGCTGTACGTCTCCGGCACCGCGGGCAAGAACCGCGTCCAGTCGGTGGGCATCTACATGGGCGGCGAGCGCGAAGAGCTCGACCGCGGGGTCCCCGCCGGGAACATCGCGGCCGTCACCGGCCTGAAGGACGCTATCGCGGGCTCCACGGTCTCCGACAAGGAGATGACGCCGTTCGAGTCGATCGAGCACATCTCCGAGCCGGTCATCACGAAGTCCGTCGAGGCGAAGTCGATGGACGACCTGCCGAAGCTCATCAAGACGCTCCAGCAGGTCGCCAAGGAGGACCCGACCATCCGCGTGGAGATTAACGAGGACACCGGCGAGCACCTCATCTCCGGGCAGGGCGAGCTCCACCTCGAGGTCATCACCCAGCGCATCCAGAAGAACCAGGGCATCCCGGTGCAGACCGGTGAGCCGATCGTCGTCTACCGCGAGCAGCCCCAGGAGGCGTCGCGGGAGGTCGAGGGCGTCTCGCCGAACCGGCACAACAAGTTCTACATCACCATCGAGCCCCTCAGCGAGGACATCGTCGAGACGATCCAGCTGGGCGAAGCCTCGATGAGCATGCCCGAACTGGAGCGCCGCGAGGCGCTGCAGGACGCCGGCATGGACAAGGACACGTCTCAGAACGTGGAGCACATCCACGGGACGAACGTCCTCATCGACGACACGAAGGGGATTCAGCACCTCAACGAGACGATGGAACTGGTCATCGAGGGCCTCGAAGAGGCGCTCAACGACGGGCCCCTCGCGGCCGAGCCCGTGCAGGGATCGCTGCTGCGCCTGCACGACGCTCGCCTGCACGAGGACACCATCCACCGCGGTCCGGCGCAGGTCATCCCCGCCGTCCGCGACGCCGTCCACCGCTCGCTCATCGACGGCGAGGTTCGCCTCCTGGAGCCGATCCAGGACGTCCGCATCGACGTGCCCAGCGAGCACATGGGCGACGCCTCCGGCGAGATCCAGGGCCGCCGCGGCCGCGTCGACGACATGTACCAGGAGGGCGACCTCATGGTCATCGAGGGCATCGCGCCCGTCGAGGAGATGATCGGCTTCTCCAGCGACATCCGCTCGGCCACCGAGGGCCGCGCCTCCTGGAACACGGAGAACGCGGGCTTCCGCGTGCTCGTGGACAACCTCCAGCGCGAGAAGATCATGGAGATCCGCGAGCGGAAGGGCATGAAGCTCGAGCTGCCGCAGTCGATCGACTACATCTGA
- a CDS encoding DUF5781 family protein: protein MDIRVRGAVPPDPFLGAAALFETERDLGLPVEVRVRNNPEERTWAGHYDDRHVLNISRKAATSAMARELALHELSHMARYEEPHPSHHQSTDEALFLALSGASVERRKIQHCYQIANHMKDVYADDITLSVGPGEKLVTFFESQLAAAVADRPRDHPHPDSRRLTPGSDPDITAVNAAFALAMCERHGLVDDDHRLYDLAHAAADDAPEVDVQGFTRLFRSLAADPSKSEYRKALVDAARLYAVDAGGGPVAAD from the coding sequence ATGGACATTCGCGTCCGCGGCGCCGTCCCGCCCGATCCGTTTCTCGGGGCGGCGGCGCTCTTTGAGACCGAACGTGACCTGGGCCTCCCGGTGGAGGTTCGGGTCCGCAACAACCCCGAGGAGCGGACGTGGGCGGGCCACTACGACGACCGCCACGTGCTCAACATCTCCCGGAAGGCCGCGACCTCGGCGATGGCGCGCGAACTCGCCTTACACGAACTGTCGCACATGGCTCGCTACGAGGAGCCGCACCCGTCGCACCACCAGTCGACCGACGAGGCGCTGTTTCTCGCGCTCTCTGGCGCCTCCGTGGAGCGACGGAAGATCCAGCACTGCTACCAGATCGCGAACCACATGAAGGACGTGTACGCAGACGACATCACCCTCTCAGTCGGCCCCGGCGAGAAGCTCGTCACGTTCTTCGAGTCCCAGTTGGCTGCGGCCGTCGCCGACCGACCCCGCGACCACCCGCACCCCGATTCCCGACGGCTGACGCCCGGCTCCGACCCCGATATCACCGCCGTCAACGCCGCGTTCGCGCTCGCGATGTGCGAGCGCCACGGCCTCGTCGACGACGACCACCGCCTGTACGACCTGGCGCACGCGGCGGCCGACGACGCGCCGGAGGTCGACGTCCAGGGGTTCACGCGGCTGTTCCGATCGCTGGCGGCCGACCCGTCGAAGTCGGAGTACCGCAAGGCGCTGGTCGACGCCGCCCGGCTGTACGCGGTCGACGCCGGCGGCGGCCCTGTCGCCGCGGATTAA
- a CDS encoding GNAT family N-acetyltransferase yields MFPEVIETDRLRLERCSRERVSPRTLYEVASDRSPTIDAETAYLPWEPLDTLADAADRLAAFERQWEERERAEWVVRPRTGEPDAGEFAGTAGLLCQWEKDLALLAVWLRQPFWGRRYSGERADALLEVAFDRLDVGVAAVPIHGDNDRSRRAVERYIDRHGGRYEGLLRNHAGRYDEPADHHRFSVSREEWREADGARTAVRYPDGT; encoded by the coding sequence GTGTTCCCGGAGGTCATCGAGACCGACCGCCTGCGTCTCGAACGGTGCTCGCGCGAGCGCGTCTCGCCGCGGACCCTGTACGAAGTCGCATCCGATCGGAGTCCGACGATCGACGCCGAGACGGCGTACCTCCCGTGGGAGCCGCTCGACACGCTCGCCGACGCGGCGGACCGCCTCGCGGCGTTCGAGCGACAGTGGGAGGAGCGCGAGCGCGCCGAGTGGGTCGTCCGGCCCCGGACCGGCGAGCCCGACGCCGGCGAGTTCGCGGGGACCGCCGGACTACTTTGTCAGTGGGAGAAGGACCTCGCGTTGCTCGCGGTCTGGCTACGCCAGCCGTTCTGGGGGCGGCGCTACTCCGGCGAGCGCGCCGACGCACTCCTGGAGGTGGCCTTCGATCGGCTGGACGTCGGCGTCGCAGCGGTGCCGATCCACGGCGACAACGACCGTTCTCGCCGAGCCGTCGAGCGATACATCGACCGCCACGGCGGCCGATACGAGGGGCTCCTCCGCAACCACGCCGGCCGCTACGACGAGCCCGCAGATCACCACCGGTTCTCGGTGAGCCGCGAGGAGTGGCGCGAGGCCGACGGCGCCCGCACCGCCGTTCGGTACCCCGACGGGACGTGA
- a CDS encoding HAD family hydrolase — protein sequence MAVDAVLFDLDDTLYPYDPCNEAGKRAAYETYRDRGGDLDAEAFEARRGRARRGTKREVGETASSHNRHIYYARLAADLPGAFDADLARALGDAYWDAYLDEMAAFDGALDTLAALRDAGVDVAIVTNLTTRVQLRKLARLGADEHLDALVTSEEVGREKPAAPVFTAALARLDRAPSEALVVGNSPVNDIEGGNALDMETALFNGPERHEGAGSPDDPNDLRTPDHRLDSLAAVTEVAL from the coding sequence ATGGCTGTCGACGCGGTGTTGTTCGATCTGGACGACACCCTCTACCCGTACGACCCGTGTAACGAGGCGGGCAAGCGCGCCGCCTACGAGACGTACCGCGACCGCGGCGGCGACCTCGACGCCGAGGCGTTCGAGGCGCGACGCGGCCGCGCCCGCCGCGGGACGAAACGCGAGGTCGGCGAGACCGCGAGCAGCCACAACCGCCACATCTACTACGCGCGGCTGGCCGCCGACCTGCCGGGGGCGTTCGACGCCGACCTCGCGCGCGCCCTCGGCGACGCCTACTGGGACGCTTACCTCGACGAGATGGCAGCGTTCGACGGCGCCCTCGACACGCTCGCCGCGCTCCGGGACGCCGGCGTCGACGTGGCGATCGTGACGAACCTCACGACGCGCGTCCAACTCCGCAAGCTCGCCCGCCTCGGCGCAGACGAGCACCTCGACGCGCTCGTCACCAGCGAGGAGGTCGGCCGCGAGAAGCCGGCCGCGCCTGTGTTTACCGCGGCGCTGGCGCGGCTCGACCGCGCGCCCTCCGAGGCGCTCGTCGTCGGTAATTCCCCCGTCAACGACATCGAGGGCGGCAACGCGCTCGACATGGAGACGGCGCTGTTCAACGGGCCCGAGCGGCACGAGGGCGCCGGGTCTCCGGACGACCCGAACGACCTCCGGACGCCCGACCATCGACTCGACTCGCTGGCGGCGGTGACGGAGGTGGCGCTGTGA
- a CDS encoding class II aldolase/adducin family protein produces MSDDTDPTVLREARDAVVEYAPELARLTPGRTGNLSVRDGGRFAVTPTGVAYDAFDTEDVPVVNLDGERVAGRMKPSSEVPMHRHIYRGFGAGDAVEGDGPGAIVHTHSPWATTMAVLHRELPPIHYMIVAVGKRVPVAEYAPYGTEELAANVVAAMEEANATASFIENHGLVVTADDIETALEHTTHVEDLSRLYLQSSAVGDPTELPEAELDTAIEQFEGYGQ; encoded by the coding sequence GTGAGCGACGACACCGACCCCACAGTGCTACGCGAGGCGCGCGATGCCGTGGTCGAGTATGCCCCGGAACTCGCGCGGCTCACGCCCGGACGGACCGGGAACCTCAGCGTCCGCGACGGCGGCCGCTTCGCCGTCACGCCCACCGGCGTCGCATACGACGCGTTCGATACCGAGGACGTCCCCGTGGTCAACCTCGACGGGGAGCGCGTCGCCGGTCGAATGAAGCCCTCCAGCGAGGTGCCGATGCACCGGCACATCTACCGGGGATTCGGCGCCGGCGACGCCGTCGAGGGCGACGGTCCCGGCGCAATCGTCCACACCCACTCGCCGTGGGCGACGACGATGGCGGTGCTTCACCGGGAGCTCCCGCCGATCCACTACATGATCGTCGCGGTCGGGAAGCGGGTCCCTGTCGCCGAGTACGCCCCCTACGGCACCGAGGAACTCGCCGCGAACGTCGTCGCCGCCATGGAGGAGGCGAACGCGACGGCGTCGTTCATCGAGAACCACGGGCTCGTCGTCACCGCCGACGACATCGAGACCGCCCTGGAGCACACCACCCACGTCGAGGACCTCTCGCGGCTGTACCTCCAGTCGTCCGCCGTCGGCGATCCGACGGAGCTCCCCGAGGCCGAACTCGACACCGCGATCGAACAGTTCGAGGGGTACGGTCAGTAG
- a CDS encoding 30S ribosomal protein S7, whose product MSESEQDADVDAEAPDPDAPADSEQAVENALLFGEWDVSEIEYSDPSTRKYMNVTPIAHTMGRHASKQFQKSEISLVERLVNRLMQTDENTGKKQQAQRIVRDAFDTVHARTEDNPVQVLVEAVENAAPREETVRLKYGGISVPKAVDVAPQRRVDQSLKFIAQGVQGASYKTTTSAADALADQLIGAARYDVQTYSISQKEETERVAAAAR is encoded by the coding sequence ATGAGCGAGTCAGAGCAAGACGCCGACGTCGACGCCGAGGCACCGGACCCGGACGCGCCCGCCGACTCCGAGCAGGCCGTCGAGAACGCCCTGCTGTTCGGCGAGTGGGACGTCTCGGAGATCGAGTACTCCGACCCGTCCACGCGGAAGTACATGAACGTGACTCCCATCGCCCACACGATGGGTCGCCACGCGTCCAAGCAGTTCCAGAAGTCGGAGATCTCGCTCGTCGAGCGGCTCGTCAACCGCCTGATGCAGACCGACGAGAACACCGGGAAGAAGCAGCAGGCCCAGCGTATCGTCCGCGACGCCTTCGACACCGTCCACGCCCGCACCGAGGACAACCCGGTGCAGGTGCTCGTCGAGGCCGTCGAGAACGCCGCCCCCCGCGAGGAGACCGTCCGCCTGAAGTACGGCGGCATCTCCGTCCCGAAGGCCGTCGACGTCGCGCCCCAGCGCCGCGTCGACCAGTCGCTGAAGTTCATCGCCCAGGGGGTTCAGGGCGCCAGCTACAAGACGACGACCAGCGCCGCCGACGCGCTCGCGGACCAGCTCATCGGCGCCGCCCGTTACGACGTCCAGACGTACTCCATCTCCCAGAAAGAAGAGACCGAGCGCGTCGCCGCCGCCGCCCGCTGA
- a CDS encoding 30S ribosomal protein S12 — MANGKYAARKLKKDRQKRRWSDSEYARRERGLSEKSDPLEGAPQGRGIVLEKVGIEAKQPNSAIRKCVRVQLIKNGKQVTAFCPGDGAISFIDEHDEVTIAGIGGAKGRAMGDLSGVNYKVEKVNGVSMIELVRGNAEKPVR; from the coding sequence ATGGCTAACGGCAAATACGCCGCGCGGAAGCTCAAGAAGGACCGCCAGAAGCGACGGTGGTCCGACTCGGAGTACGCGCGACGCGAGCGCGGTCTGTCGGAGAAGTCCGATCCCCTCGAGGGCGCCCCGCAGGGTCGCGGGATCGTCCTGGAGAAGGTCGGTATCGAGGCGAAGCAGCCCAACTCGGCGATCCGGAAGTGCGTCCGGGTCCAGCTCATCAAGAACGGGAAGCAGGTCACGGCGTTCTGTCCCGGCGACGGCGCCATCTCGTTCATCGACGAGCACGACGAGGTCACCATCGCGGGTATCGGTGGCGCGAAGGGTCGCGCCATGGGTGACCTCTCCGGCGTCAACTACAAGGTCGAGAAGGTGAACGGCGTGTCGATGATCGAACTGGTCCGCGGCAACGCGGAGAAGCCCGTCCGATAA
- a CDS encoding mechanosensitive ion channel family protein — MSRTLVSVVIAAVSVPDGLVASSDALTDVVVFAVVTLSVYLVGRATALPIAVRAVRSRNRNNPTIQSATETYLAVLLAGVATVLGILAAGYGSVFTESALLIAALTFAVGTAGRDVLGSLVSGLFLVADPDFNVGDWIQWPGGEGVVEAVDFRVTRIRTVDYETLTVPNTELTSNTITRPYGRDRFRITETVHLAYDDDIARARDLIVKAAAAEPRTLPDPSPAARVADLGEGTVALRAEFLVREPADGDLIGIRSRFRARVIDAFEEAGITLGPASGRALSGRLDVTVGADADRPGPPE, encoded by the coding sequence ATGTCTCGAACGCTCGTCTCGGTCGTGATCGCCGCGGTCTCCGTCCCCGACGGACTGGTCGCGTCCAGCGACGCGCTCACGGACGTGGTCGTGTTCGCGGTCGTGACGCTGTCGGTGTACCTCGTCGGACGAGCGACAGCGCTTCCGATCGCGGTCCGGGCGGTCCGGTCGCGCAACCGCAACAACCCGACGATCCAGTCGGCGACAGAGACGTACTTGGCGGTGCTGCTCGCCGGCGTGGCGACGGTACTCGGTATCCTCGCCGCGGGGTACGGGTCGGTGTTCACCGAGTCCGCGCTGCTCATCGCGGCGCTCACGTTCGCGGTCGGGACCGCCGGCCGCGACGTGCTTGGATCGCTCGTCAGCGGACTGTTTCTCGTCGCCGACCCTGACTTCAACGTGGGCGATTGGATCCAGTGGCCCGGCGGCGAGGGCGTCGTCGAAGCCGTCGACTTCCGGGTGACCCGGATCCGGACGGTCGACTACGAGACGCTCACGGTCCCGAACACCGAGCTGACGAGCAACACGATCACGAGACCCTACGGCCGCGATCGGTTCAGAATCACAGAGACGGTCCATCTCGCGTACGACGACGACATCGCCCGGGCACGCGATCTGATCGTCAAGGCCGCCGCGGCCGAACCGCGAACCCTCCCCGACCCGTCGCCGGCGGCGCGCGTGGCCGATCTGGGGGAGGGAACCGTCGCGCTACGTGCGGAGTTCCTCGTTCGCGAGCCGGCGGACGGCGACCTCATCGGGATCCGATCGCGGTTTCGCGCCCGGGTGATCGACGCCTTCGAGGAGGCCGGTATCACGCTCGGCCCCGCAAGCGGCCGGGCGTTGTCGGGACGCCTCGACGTGACGGTCGGAGCGGACGCGGATCGACCGGGGCCTCCGGAGTGA
- a CDS encoding NusA-like transcription termination signal-binding factor codes for MRVEITDEARRYIGTFDELVGVAPVDCLVFEDGDRLVFLIPAGEMAEAVGPGGKTVERVEDRFDASVELVEDADTPEAFVANALAPAAVRGVTVSRQNDVVAYVEVVEADRGVAIGGDGRNIRVARTLAKRHFNIDDVQLA; via the coding sequence GTGCGCGTCGAGATCACGGACGAGGCGCGCCGGTACATCGGCACGTTCGACGAACTCGTCGGCGTCGCGCCGGTGGACTGCCTCGTGTTCGAGGACGGTGATCGGCTCGTCTTCCTCATCCCCGCGGGCGAGATGGCCGAGGCGGTCGGCCCCGGCGGGAAGACGGTCGAGCGCGTTGAGGATCGATTCGACGCCTCGGTCGAACTGGTCGAGGACGCCGACACGCCGGAGGCGTTCGTCGCGAACGCGCTCGCGCCGGCGGCGGTGCGCGGCGTGACGGTGAGTCGACAGAACGACGTCGTCGCGTACGTCGAAGTCGTCGAGGCCGACCGCGGGGTCGCCATCGGCGGAGACGGGCGCAACATCCGGGTGGCGCGCACCCTCGCGAAGCGCCACTTCAACATCGACGACGTGCAGTTGGCCTGA
- the rpoA2 gene encoding DNA-directed RNA polymerase subunit A'' — protein MTDGGSVDRFIDAHEEVTEDIALVVEDTELPRRLKDDIYENIDGRGGVTAEQANEIAQAAESRYLDTRVDPLDPVGTVSAQSIGEPGTQMTMNTFHYAGVAEMDVTQGLPRLIELVDARKTPDTPIMVVHLDDEHATDREKAHEVVWQLEATKILALGDVSTNVADMVVRIDLNEETLLERWPTHEDSTEVAGIVADIIEDSLGVTARHSGTTIEFGPDEPSYRDLLQLVEELRDIVFKGIEEVSRVVIRKEEMDDGEDEYVLYTEGSAFADALEIEGVDASRTTCNNIHEIYRTLGVEAARETIINETMETLEEQGLDDVNIRHLMLVSDIMTNRGTVESIGRHGISGSKDSVLARAAFEVTVNHLLDAAIHGEADDLNGVIENVIVGKPVAIGTGDVDLRMGSAPEPKSADD, from the coding sequence ATGACTGACGGCGGATCGGTCGACCGCTTCATCGACGCCCACGAAGAGGTCACCGAGGACATCGCGCTGGTCGTTGAGGACACCGAGTTGCCGCGGCGACTGAAAGACGACATCTACGAGAACATCGACGGGCGCGGCGGCGTGACGGCCGAGCAGGCCAACGAGATCGCGCAGGCCGCCGAGTCGCGGTACCTCGACACGCGCGTCGACCCGCTCGACCCCGTGGGGACCGTCTCCGCGCAGAGTATCGGCGAGCCCGGGACGCAGATGACGATGAACACGTTCCACTACGCGGGCGTCGCGGAGATGGACGTGACCCAGGGCCTCCCCCGGCTCATCGAGCTGGTGGACGCCCGGAAGACGCCGGACACGCCGATCATGGTCGTCCACCTCGACGACGAGCACGCGACCGACCGCGAGAAGGCGCACGAGGTCGTCTGGCAGCTGGAGGCGACGAAGATCCTCGCGCTGGGCGACGTGTCGACGAACGTCGCGGACATGGTCGTGCGCATCGACCTCAACGAGGAGACGTTACTCGAACGGTGGCCCACCCACGAGGACTCGACCGAGGTCGCCGGCATCGTCGCTGACATCATCGAGGACTCCCTCGGTGTCACCGCGCGCCACTCGGGGACGACGATCGAGTTCGGCCCCGACGAGCCGAGCTACCGCGATCTGCTCCAGCTCGTCGAGGAACTGCGGGACATCGTCTTCAAGGGGATCGAGGAGGTCTCCCGCGTCGTCATCCGCAAGGAGGAGATGGACGACGGCGAGGACGAGTACGTGCTCTACACCGAGGGGTCGGCGTTCGCCGACGCCCTGGAGATCGAGGGCGTCGACGCCTCGCGCACGACGTGTAACAACATCCACGAGATCTACCGAACGCTCGGCGTCGAGGCCGCCCGCGAAACCATCATCAACGAGACGATGGAGACGCTCGAAGAGCAGGGGCTCGACGACGTGAACATCCGCCACCTGATGCTCGTCTCGGACATCATGACGAACCGCGGCACCGTCGAGTCGATCGGCCGCCACGGTATCTCCGGGTCGAAGGACTCCGTGCTCGCGCGCGCGGCGTTCGAGGTGACGGTGAACCACCTGCTCGACGCCGCGATCCACGGCGAGGCCGACGACCTCAACGGCGTCATCGAGAACGTCATCGTCGGGAAGCCGGTGGCGATCGGCACCGGCGACGTCGACCTCCGGATGGGGTCGGCGCCCGAGCCGAAGTCGGCCGACGACTGA